From the Chloroflexota bacterium genome, the window CGCCGCTGCCGATGATCAGGATTCTGGAAGCGCTCCGAGACCTCGGCCCCGAGCAGACCCTGGTGGTGCGGCACAACCGCCGCCCGACCCATCTCTACCCGAAGCTCGACGCGCTTGGCTGTCACTACCAGACCGTCGAGGACTCGCCGGGCAACGTCGAAGTCTGGATCACCGCACGAACAGCAAAGGCGTCCTGACGGGACTGCTCCACGGCTGAACCCCGCGCCCATTCCACCGCCCGCGTGCCTCTCTTCAGCAGCAGCCCTCGGTCATGCTGACCCGGGGGCTGCTGCTGTGTACGCCGACGAGCGCTCGCCGTCAGGCTACACTTGGGTGGACACCCCATCGGCACGGGGGATCGGCAGGCTGGCGAGCCATCCAGGGCTGACCTGCTGCGTCGATCACCATACGACTCCAGCGAGGGAGATGTTGTGTATGGCATGGGCTGAAACCGTGCTGGCGTGCCTCAAAGCGAACCGGGTTGACACCATCGTCCACATCCCGGACACCGTCCTGACCGGCCTGATCCGCCAGCTTGACGCCGATCCGTTCTTCGACGTGCTCATCCCGACCCGCGAGGAGGAGGGCGTCGCGATCCTGGCCGGAGCGTACCTGGGCGGTAAGGGCGGTGCGCTGCTGATGCAGAACAGCGGCCTGGGCAACTGCGCCAACATCCTCGGCTCGCTGACGGTGCCATACCAGTTCCCGATGCTCATGCTGATCTCGCAGCGCGGCGAGCTTGGCGAGTTCAACACGGTCCAGGTCGGCATGGGGCAGGCGCTGCGGCCCACGCTCGACGGCCTCGGCATCCAGCACTTCACGCTGGAGCGCGAGGAGGAGGTCGAGCGCATCATGACGGGGGCGATCAAGCTGGCGTTTTCTACGGACCGGCCCATCGCCGTCATCGTCTCGCCGCTGCTGTCAGGAGGGAAGTCGCTGTGAGCGGGACCGCACGGACCGAGAACCTGATCGACCGGCAGCAGCTTGCACGGGCCTTCGTGGACGCGCTGACCGACCAGCTGGTGGTGACGGGCATCGGCAACGCCACCAATGATGTCTTTGCGGCGGGGGATCGGCCCCAGAACTTCTACATGCGCGGCTCGATGGGGGCCGGCGTGCCCATCGCCTTCGGGCTGGCGCGGGCACGGCCCAACGACCGGATCGTCTGCATCGAGGGCGACGGCTCAGTGCTGATGAACCTGGGCGCGCTGGCGACGGTGGGCAGCTACCGCCCGAAGAACCTCGCCATCGTGATCCTGGACAATGGAGCGTACCAGATCACCGGTGGCCAGCCGACGCACACGGCGTCGGGCATCGACCTGGCGGCGGTGGCGCGCGGCTGCGGCATCACGAGCGCCGCCCGGGTGGACTCGATGACGGACTTCATGGCGCACCTGAGTCGGATGCTCGACACGGCGGGTCCGCACGTCCTGGTGGCCTCCGTGGACCGCAAGCTTTCGGACCCGAAAGCGTACCAGCCGCGCCGCCCGCCACTGATCAAGTACCGGTTCATGGACACGCTCGGGACGCTGGAGGACGTGGACCGGCTGACCTGGGAGTAGGCAGCCGGCTCTGGGCGCAGGCAGCCGGCTCTGAGCGTAGGCAGCCCGATCGAGCACATCGACGAAGCCCCTGGCCCGACCGGTCAGGGGCTTCGCATTGTCCTCGGAGCCCAGGGCGCGCCGCGAGCTTGAGGTTCTGGGGAAGGCCAGCAGTGAGCCAATGGGTCGGTGAAGCAAGCAACGGCGCTGCTAGCTATCACCCGATCCGGGACGTTCGCGGCAACGACCGAAGCGGCCAGAACTGCATCAACAACGCCAGCCCCACCGTCCCTGAGGCAGAGCTGCGGGATCGACAACGCGCTCCGGCGGCTGGCGGAGCGGGCGCGGCCGGCCTACGAGGCGATCGGCGCCGAGGTCCGGGCAGGTCTGGTGATCGGCTCGGACGAGACCGGGGCGCGCGTGGCCGGCACGACGGCCTGGCAGTGGGTGTTTCAGACCCCCGAGGCCAGCTATCACGTGATCGTGCCCCGGCGGAACGACGAGGTGCTCGCGGCCTTCCTCGGAGAGACGCGCCCCGAGACCTGGGTCTCGGACCTCTGGAGCCCGCAGCTCCAGGTCGACGCCGACACCCACCAGCTCTGCCTGTCGCACCAGATC encodes:
- a CDS encoding DUF2249 domain-containing protein, translating into MSQTDLAQVILGSCTCRELQSERAVAHGEATQEGATDPTPTSDRRTLDVTQLTPPLPMIRILEALRDLGPEQTLVVRHNRRPTHLYPKLDALGCHYQTVEDSPGNVEVWITARTAKAS
- a CDS encoding transposase is translated as MKQATALLAITRSGTFAATTEAARTASTTPAPPSLRQSCGIDNALRRLAERARPAYEAIGAEVRAGLVIGSDETGARVAGTTAWQWVFQTPEASYHVIVPRRNDEVLAAFLGETRPETWVSDLWSPQLQVDADTHQLCLSHQIRNLTYAVEADGYAGRVWVIELRHLFWRAIHLHGIRDTLTPDAFTRRRRRIENTIDRGVFRTFLPDQPDTANARRLQARYHEHRASLFVFFDRPDVPPTNNASEQDLRPSVIHRKVTGGFRSQ
- a CDS encoding decarboxylase encodes the protein MLCMAWAETVLACLKANRVDTIVHIPDTVLTGLIRQLDADPFFDVLIPTREEEGVAILAGAYLGGKGGALLMQNSGLGNCANILGSLTVPYQFPMLMLISQRGELGEFNTVQVGMGQALRPTLDGLGIQHFTLEREEEVERIMTGAIKLAFSTDRPIAVIVSPLLSGGKSL